In a genomic window of Temperatibacter marinus:
- a CDS encoding ammonium transporter: protein MTNLKKISLIALAATSMSLPAMAVDAESAFIFNSLLFLIGGFLVMFMAAGFSMLEAGLVRSKNVADICLKNIVLYSIASICFFVVGYQLMYSGVDGGFLGSFTVWSGDDTAALAEEGANFEAGYAMGSDFFFQMVFVATTASIVSGTVAERIKLLPFFIFTAVLALFIYPIQGAWNWGAGWLHAQEFIDMFGGEFLDFAGSTTVHSTGGWAALVGAIILGARQGRFGPDGKPRPMPGSNLPLATLGTFILWFGWFGFNGASQLALGSAADAVAVSNIFVNTNMAAAAGAVTAYVVTLVRFGKADLTMVLNGALAGLVSITAEPLMPSVFQAILFGAVGSVIAIFAVGLLDKFKIDDVVGAISVHLAAGIWGTLAVAFTNEGASFFGQFIGIISVGAFVSITSAIVWLALKYTIGIRLSEEEEFVGSDLSELGLEAYPEFGRGSQKLVS, encoded by the coding sequence ATGACTAATTTGAAAAAAATAAGCCTTATTGCACTCGCAGCGACATCGATGTCGCTTCCAGCTATGGCGGTAGATGCTGAATCTGCTTTTATCTTTAACTCGCTCCTCTTTTTGATTGGTGGTTTTTTAGTGATGTTTATGGCCGCAGGCTTCTCCATGCTTGAGGCTGGTCTAGTTCGGTCGAAAAATGTGGCTGATATTTGCCTGAAGAATATTGTTCTTTATTCTATTGCGAGTATCTGTTTCTTTGTTGTTGGCTATCAATTGATGTATAGCGGTGTCGACGGTGGTTTTCTTGGAAGCTTTACCGTTTGGAGTGGCGATGATACTGCGGCTCTTGCAGAAGAAGGTGCAAATTTTGAAGCTGGATACGCTATGGGCTCTGACTTCTTCTTCCAAATGGTTTTTGTTGCGACAACGGCTTCGATCGTATCTGGAACGGTTGCAGAGCGCATTAAACTCCTGCCATTTTTCATCTTTACAGCTGTTCTTGCGCTCTTCATCTATCCTATTCAAGGTGCATGGAACTGGGGTGCAGGTTGGTTGCATGCCCAAGAGTTTATCGACATGTTTGGTGGCGAATTCTTAGATTTTGCTGGTTCAACTACTGTTCACTCTACTGGCGGCTGGGCTGCTCTTGTAGGGGCCATCATTCTTGGTGCGCGTCAGGGTCGTTTTGGTCCGGACGGCAAGCCAAGACCAATGCCTGGTTCTAATCTGCCTCTTGCGACGCTTGGCACATTCATCCTGTGGTTTGGTTGGTTTGGTTTTAATGGTGCTTCTCAGCTTGCTCTTGGTTCTGCTGCTGATGCTGTTGCTGTTTCAAATATCTTTGTGAATACAAATATGGCCGCTGCTGCAGGCGCTGTCACTGCTTATGTTGTGACACTGGTACGTTTCGGTAAAGCAGATTTAACAATGGTTCTTAACGGGGCACTCGCAGGTCTTGTTTCTATTACAGCCGAGCCTCTAATGCCGTCAGTCTTCCAAGCTATTCTGTTCGGGGCTGTGGGATCAGTCATTGCGATTTTTGCAGTAGGGCTCTTGGATAAATTCAAGATTGATGATGTTGTTGGTGCGATTTCAGTACACCTTGCGGCTGGAATTTGGGGAACACTTGCTGTTGCCTTTACAAATGAAGGGGCCTCTTTCTTTGGTCAATTTATCGGTATTATCTCGGTTGGTGCTTTCGTTTCGATTACAAGTGCAATTGTATGGCTAGCGCTGAAATACACCATTGGAATTCGCCTTAGCGAAGAAGAAGAGTTTGTTGGATCAGATCTGTCTGAGCTTGGACTTGAAGCTTACCCAGAATTTGGTCGTGGTTCACAAAAGCTAGTTAGCTAA
- a CDS encoding P-II family nitrogen regulator — MKYIIAIIKPHCLAGVQEALQEANVAGMTVSEVQGFGRQKGQSEIYRGAEYTVNFVPKIKIEIAVDDEAASNVVEIISETAKTGAIGDGKIFVLDMGEAVRIRTGESGNEAL; from the coding sequence ATGAAATATATTATCGCAATTATTAAGCCGCATTGTTTAGCAGGGGTGCAGGAAGCGCTTCAGGAGGCAAATGTGGCAGGCATGACAGTATCTGAGGTGCAGGGATTTGGGCGCCAGAAGGGTCAGTCGGAAATTTACAGGGGTGCAGAGTATACAGTCAATTTCGTTCCTAAGATTAAGATTGAAATTGCCGTCGACGATGAGGCTGCCTCGAATGTTGTTGAGATTATCTCAGAAACGGCAAAAACAGGCGCAATCGGTGACGGAAAAATATTCGTGCTGGACATGGGTGAGGCTGTTCGCATCCGCACCGGTGAAAGCGGCAATGAAGCGCTATAA